Proteins encoded within one genomic window of Oncorhynchus tshawytscha isolate Ot180627B linkage group LG02, Otsh_v2.0, whole genome shotgun sequence:
- the LOC112238446 gene encoding chromatin modification-related protein eaf-1-like isoform X2 has translation MAVMIGIAFRVSWLCCLLIVGITCSTSSDGYPAPGSDAAWLYTGPLRSKGYGNYNSPTAQLQAQLTEEQQKHLAAILQKQLAPMPQAPQKMWYPTQMPQQEKQPAAMSQQQTLPASYPKQPQAMFYPAQIPQKQPVTELQHQKEQASIPQLPQQVWYPVQIPQQQKQPATGPQQQTELTTMPQKQPAPMPIPQKRPTAMPQKAWYPAQMQQKQPATMQQQVWHPAQLPQQQKQPATEPQQQKEPASITQQPQQVLHPAQMLLKQLTAMPQQVWYPAKPQKQLAADPQEQIELTAMPQQAWYPAQMPQKQPTAEPQWHPAKFPQEQPVPMRQLQTELTSIPPQLWQSAQIPQQHKQPAAKLQQVWQLAPIPQQPHDVWYPAKMVQKQQAASTRQQKELTTMPQEWHPAQFPQQQKQPALMLSPQKELTAIHQQPQQVWYPAKMPQNQPTTEPQQQKEPATMPQQAWYPAQKPQLQKEPAAEPQQRKQPAAEPQQQKEPAAEPQQQKEPATMPQQAWYPAQKPQLQKQPAAEPQQQKEPATMPQLPQQVWHPMHIPQHQQELATIPQQVRYPAQMPQKHLAFMPLPQKQPTAMPQQEWHPAQMPQQQKLATMLQKQPAPMPQPQKQQATMPPQVWHPAQMPQQQKQPATEPQQQIEPTAMPQPPQQLWHPDQFLQEQKQPFTMHLPQKELTANPPQLWQSAQMPQQHKQPAAMIQQVWHRAQKQPAPMPQQPHDVWYPAKMVQKQVAAVTAMPHTHQQVWHPAEFPQQQKQPASTPLPQEQPTAVPQQVWYPAQMSRQQLTSMPLPQKRLTDVPQQEWQPAQIPQKQPAAEPQQNEPATIPQQVGYPAQMSQQRKQHTAMPQHQLTPMPQQLWHVAQMPQKQLAPMSQQNHYETTEDGEQTGVIPIYSYSSKSHYENGRTVFSLTRYTPREAMLVHIGNAPKDSFVRTGAPSVYPSLVKDSAR, from the exons ATGGCCGTGATGATTGGAATCGCTTTTAG agttTCTTGGCTTTGTTGCCTGCTAATTGTCGGGATAACCTGTTCTACATCAA GTGATGGGTATCCTGCACCAGGTTCTGATGCAGCATGGCTCTATACAGGCCCACTTAGGTCTAAAGGATATGGTAATTACAACTCTCCAACAGCTCAATTGCAAGCGCAGCTGACCGAAGAGCAACAGAAACATCTGGCAGCCATCCTGCAAAAGCAACTGGCCCCCATGCCCCAGGCACCTCAGAAAATGTGGTATCCAACTCAAATGCCCCAGCAGGAAAAGCAACCGGCCGCCATGAGCCAACAGCAGACGCTACCGGCCAGTTATCCTAAGCAGCCTCAAGCAATGTTTTATCCAGCTCAAATACCCCAGAAGCAACCAGTTACTGAACTTCAGCATCAGAAGGAACAGGCCTCCATACCCCAGCTACCTCAGCAAGTGTGGTACCCAGTTCAAATTCCTCAGCAGCAAAAGCAACCAGCTACTGGTCCTCAGCAGCAGACCGAACTGACCACCATGCCCCAGAAGCAACCGGCTCCAATGCCTATACCGCAGAAACGACCAACAGCTATGCCCCAGAAAGCATGGTATCCAGCTCAAATGCAGCAGAAGCAACCGGCCACCATGCAGcagcaagtgtggcatccagCTCAATTGCCCCAGCAGCAAAAGCAACCGGCTACTGAACCTCAGCAGCAGAAGGAACCGGCCTCCATAACCCAGCAACCTCAGCAAGTGTTGCATCCAGCTCAAATGCTGCTGAAGCAACTGACTGCCATGCCCCAGCAAGTGTGGTATCCAGCTAAGCCCCAGAAGCAACTGGCCGCTGATCCTCAGGAGCAGATTGAACTGACCGCCATGCCCCAGCAAGCATGGTATCCAGCTCAAATGCCCCAGAAGCAACCAACCGCTGAACCTCAGTGGCATCCAGCCAAATTTCCCCAGGAGCAACCCGTCCCTATGCGTCAACTGCAGACGGAACTGACCTCCATTCCACCACAACTGTGGCAATCCGCTCAAATTCCCCAGCAGCATAAGCAACCGGCTGCCAAGCTTCAGCAAGTGTGGCAACTGGCCCCCATTCCCCAGCAGCCTCATGACGTGTGGTATCCAGCTAAAATGGTCCAGAAGCAACAAGCAGCATCAACTCGGCAGCAGAAGGAACTGACCACCATGCCTCAAGAGTGGCATCCAGCTCAATTTCCCCAGCAGCAGAAGCAACCAGCCCTAATGCTTTCACCGCAGAAGGAACTGACCGCCATACACCAGCAACCTCAGCAAGTGTGGTATCCAGCTAAAATGCCCCAGAACCAACCAACCACTGAACCCCAGCAGCAGAAGGAACCGGCCACCATGCCCCAGCAAGCATGGTATCCAGCTCAAAAGCCCCAGCTGCAGAAGGAACCGGCCGCTGAACCTCAGCAGCGGAAGCAACCGGCTGCTGAACCTCAGCAGCAGAAGGAACCGGCTGCTGAACCCCAGCAGCAGAAGGAACCGGCCACCATGCCCCAGCAAGCATGGTATCCAGCTCAAAAGCCCCAGCTGCAGAAG CAACCGGCCGCTGAACCTCAGCAGCAGAAGGAACCGGCCACCATGCCCCAGCTACCTCAGCAAGTGTGGCACCCAATGCACATTCCCCAGCATCAACAGGAACTGGCCACCATACCCCAGCAAGTGAGGTATCCAGCTCAAATGCCCCAGAAGCATCTGGCCTTCATGCCTCTACCACAGAAGCAACCAACCGCCATGCCCCAGCAAGAGTGGCATCCAGCTCAAATGCCCCAGCAGCAGAAACTGGCCACCATGCTGCAGAAGCAACCAGCCCCAATGCCTCAACCGCAGAAGCAACAGGCCACCATGCCCCCGCAAGTATGGCATCCAGCTCAAATGCCTCAGCAGCAAAAGCAACCAGCTACTGAACCTCAGCAGCAAATTGAACCGACCGCCATGCCCCAGCCACCTCAGCAATTGTGGCATCCAGATCAATTTCTCCAGGAGCAGAAGCAACCATTCACTATGCATCTACCGCAGAAGGAACTGACCGCCAATCCACCACAACTGTGGCAATCCGCTCAAATGCCCCAGCAGCATAAGCAGCCGGCTGCCATGATTCAGCAAGTGTGGCATCGGGCACAGAAGCAACCGGCCCCTATGCCCCAACAGCCTCACGACGTGTGGTATCCAGCTAAAATGGTCCAGAAGCAAGTCGCTGCGGTGACCGCCATGCCGCATACGCATCAGCAAGTATGGCATCCAGCTGAATTTCCCCAGCAGCAGAAGCAACCGGCCTCCACGCCTCTACCGCAGGAGCAACCGACCGCCGTACCCCAGCAAGTGTGGTATCCAGCTCAAATGTCACGGCAGCAACTGACCTCCATGCCTCTACCGCAGAAGCGACTGACCGACGTGCCTCAGCAAGAGTGGCAACCAGCTCAAATACCGCAGAAGCAACCGGCTGCTGAACCGCAGCAGAACGAACCGGCCACCATACCCCAGCAAGTGGGGTATCCAGCTCAAATGTCCCAGCAGCGGAAGCAACACACTGCCATGCCACAGCACCAACTGACCCCCATGCCTCAGCAATTATGGCATGTAGCTCAAATGCCCCAGAAGCAACTGGCCCCAATGTCTCAGCAGAATCACTACGAAACCACTGAAGATGGTGAACAGACAGGTGTCATCCCAATCTATTCCTACAGTTCCAAATCGCACTACGAGAATGGCAGGACTGTATTCTCCCTAACCCGCTACACTCCTAGGGAGGCTATGCTTGTTCACATTGGAAATGCTCCCAAGGACAGTTTTGTTCGTACTGGTGCACCAAGCGTATATCCATCACTAGTGAAAGATTCTGCAAGGTAA
- the LOC112238446 gene encoding mediator of RNA polymerase II transcription subunit 15-like isoform X3 — MAVMIGIAFRVSWLCCLLIVGITCSTSSDGYPAPGSDAAWLYTGPLRSKGYGNYNSPTAQLQAQLTEEQQKHLAAILQKQLAPMPQAPQKMWYPTQMPQQEKQPAAMSQQQTLPASYPKQPQAMFYPAQIPQKQPVTELQHQKEQASIPQLPQQVWYPVQIPQQQKQPATGPQQQTELTTMPQKQPAPMPIPQKRPTAMPQKAWYPAQMQQKQPATMQQQVWHPAQLPQQQKQPATEPQQQKEPASITQQPQQVLHPAQMLLKQLTAMPQQVWYPAKPQKQLAADPQEQIELTAMPQQAWYPAQMPQKQPTAEPQWHPAKFPQEQPVPMRQLQTELTSIPPQLWQSAQIPQQHKQPAAKLQQVWQLAPIPQQPHDVWYPAKMVQKQQAASTRQQKELTTMPQEWHPAQFPQQQKQPALMLSPQKELTAIHQQPQQVWYPAKMPQNQPTTEPQQQKEPATMPQQAWYPAQKPQLQKEPAAEPQQRKQPAAEPQQQKEPAAEPQQQKEPATMPQQAWYPAQKPQLQKEPAAEPQQRKQPAAEPQQQKEPATMPQLPQQVWHPMHIPQHQQELATIPQQVRYPAQMPQKHLAFMPLPQKQPTAMPQQEWHPAQMPQQQKLATMLQKQPAPMPQPQKQQATMPPQVWHPAQMPQQQKQPATEPQQQIEPTAMPQPPQQLWHPDQFLQEQKQPFTMHLPQKELTANPPQLWQSAQMPQQHKQPAAMIQQVWHRAQKQPAPMPQQPHDVWYPAKMVQKQVAAVTAMPHTHQQVWHPAEFPQQQKQPASTPLPQEQPTAVPQQVWYPAQMSRQQLTSMPLPQKRLTDVPQQEWQPAQIPQKQPAAEPQQNEPATIPQQVGYPAQMPQKQLAPMSQQNHYETTEDGEQTGVIPIYSYSSKSHYENGRTVFSLTRYTPREAMLVHIGNAPKDSFVRTGAPSVYPSLVKDSAR; from the exons ATGGCCGTGATGATTGGAATCGCTTTTAG agttTCTTGGCTTTGTTGCCTGCTAATTGTCGGGATAACCTGTTCTACATCAA GTGATGGGTATCCTGCACCAGGTTCTGATGCAGCATGGCTCTATACAGGCCCACTTAGGTCTAAAGGATATGGTAATTACAACTCTCCAACAGCTCAATTGCAAGCGCAGCTGACCGAAGAGCAACAGAAACATCTGGCAGCCATCCTGCAAAAGCAACTGGCCCCCATGCCCCAGGCACCTCAGAAAATGTGGTATCCAACTCAAATGCCCCAGCAGGAAAAGCAACCGGCCGCCATGAGCCAACAGCAGACGCTACCGGCCAGTTATCCTAAGCAGCCTCAAGCAATGTTTTATCCAGCTCAAATACCCCAGAAGCAACCAGTTACTGAACTTCAGCATCAGAAGGAACAGGCCTCCATACCCCAGCTACCTCAGCAAGTGTGGTACCCAGTTCAAATTCCTCAGCAGCAAAAGCAACCAGCTACTGGTCCTCAGCAGCAGACCGAACTGACCACCATGCCCCAGAAGCAACCGGCTCCAATGCCTATACCGCAGAAACGACCAACAGCTATGCCCCAGAAAGCATGGTATCCAGCTCAAATGCAGCAGAAGCAACCGGCCACCATGCAGcagcaagtgtggcatccagCTCAATTGCCCCAGCAGCAAAAGCAACCGGCTACTGAACCTCAGCAGCAGAAGGAACCGGCCTCCATAACCCAGCAACCTCAGCAAGTGTTGCATCCAGCTCAAATGCTGCTGAAGCAACTGACTGCCATGCCCCAGCAAGTGTGGTATCCAGCTAAGCCCCAGAAGCAACTGGCCGCTGATCCTCAGGAGCAGATTGAACTGACCGCCATGCCCCAGCAAGCATGGTATCCAGCTCAAATGCCCCAGAAGCAACCAACCGCTGAACCTCAGTGGCATCCAGCCAAATTTCCCCAGGAGCAACCCGTCCCTATGCGTCAACTGCAGACGGAACTGACCTCCATTCCACCACAACTGTGGCAATCCGCTCAAATTCCCCAGCAGCATAAGCAACCGGCTGCCAAGCTTCAGCAAGTGTGGCAACTGGCCCCCATTCCCCAGCAGCCTCATGACGTGTGGTATCCAGCTAAAATGGTCCAGAAGCAACAAGCAGCATCAACTCGGCAGCAGAAGGAACTGACCACCATGCCTCAAGAGTGGCATCCAGCTCAATTTCCCCAGCAGCAGAAGCAACCAGCCCTAATGCTTTCACCGCAGAAGGAACTGACCGCCATACACCAGCAACCTCAGCAAGTGTGGTATCCAGCTAAAATGCCCCAGAACCAACCAACCACTGAACCCCAGCAGCAGAAGGAACCGGCCACCATGCCCCAGCAAGCATGGTATCCAGCTCAAAAGCCCCAGCTGCAGAAGGAACCGGCCGCTGAACCTCAGCAGCGGAAGCAACCGGCTGCTGAACCTCAGCAGCAGAAGGAACCGGCTGCTGAACCCCAGCAGCAGAAGGAACCGGCCACCATGCCCCAGCAAGCATGGTATCCAGCTCAAAAGCCCCAGCTGCAGAAGGAACCGGCCGCTGAACCTCAGCAGCGGAAGCAACCGGCCGCTGAACCTCAGCAGCAGAAGGAACCGGCCACCATGCCCCAGCTACCTCAGCAAGTGTGGCACCCAATGCACATTCCCCAGCATCAACAGGAACTGGCCACCATACCCCAGCAAGTGAGGTATCCAGCTCAAATGCCCCAGAAGCATCTGGCCTTCATGCCTCTACCACAGAAGCAACCAACCGCCATGCCCCAGCAAGAGTGGCATCCAGCTCAAATGCCCCAGCAGCAGAAACTGGCCACCATGCTGCAGAAGCAACCAGCCCCAATGCCTCAACCGCAGAAGCAACAGGCCACCATGCCCCCGCAAGTATGGCATCCAGCTCAAATGCCTCAGCAGCAAAAGCAACCAGCTACTGAACCTCAGCAGCAAATTGAACCGACCGCCATGCCCCAGCCACCTCAGCAATTGTGGCATCCAGATCAATTTCTCCAGGAGCAGAAGCAACCATTCACTATGCATCTACCGCAGAAGGAACTGACCGCCAATCCACCACAACTGTGGCAATCCGCTCAAATGCCCCAGCAGCATAAGCAGCCGGCTGCCATGATTCAGCAAGTGTGGCATCGGGCACAGAAGCAACCGGCCCCTATGCCCCAACAGCCTCACGACGTGTGGTATCCAGCTAAAATGGTCCAGAAGCAAGTCGCTGCGGTGACCGCCATGCCGCATACGCATCAGCAAGTATGGCATCCAGCTGAATTTCCCCAGCAGCAGAAGCAACCGGCCTCCACGCCTCTACCGCAGGAGCAACCGACCGCCGTACCCCAGCAAGTGTGGTATCCAGCTCAAATGTCACGGCAGCAACTGACCTCCATGCCTCTACCGCAGAAGCGACTGACCGACGTGCCTCAGCAAGAGTGGCAACCAGCTCAAATACCGCAGAAGCAACCGGCTGCTGAACCGCAGCAGAACGAACCGGCCACCATACCCCAGCAAGTGGGGTATCCAGCTCAA ATGCCCCAGAAGCAACTGGCCCCAATGTCTCAGCAGAATCACTACGAAACCACTGAAGATGGTGAACAGACAGGTGTCATCCCAATCTATTCCTACAGTTCCAAATCGCACTACGAGAATGGCAGGACTGTATTCTCCCTAACCCGCTACACTCCTAGGGAGGCTATGCTTGTTCACATTGGAAATGCTCCCAAGGACAGTTTTGTTCGTACTGGTGCACCAAGCGTATATCCATCACTAGTGAAAGATTCTGCAAGGTAA
- the LOC112238446 gene encoding mediator of RNA polymerase II transcription subunit 15-like isoform X1, whose protein sequence is MAVMIGIAFRVSWLCCLLIVGITCSTSSDGYPAPGSDAAWLYTGPLRSKGYGNYNSPTAQLQAQLTEEQQKHLAAILQKQLAPMPQAPQKMWYPTQMPQQEKQPAAMSQQQTLPASYPKQPQAMFYPAQIPQKQPVTELQHQKEQASIPQLPQQVWYPVQIPQQQKQPATGPQQQTELTTMPQKQPAPMPIPQKRPTAMPQKAWYPAQMQQKQPATMQQQVWHPAQLPQQQKQPATEPQQQKEPASITQQPQQVLHPAQMLLKQLTAMPQQVWYPAKPQKQLAADPQEQIELTAMPQQAWYPAQMPQKQPTAEPQWHPAKFPQEQPVPMRQLQTELTSIPPQLWQSAQIPQQHKQPAAKLQQVWQLAPIPQQPHDVWYPAKMVQKQQAASTRQQKELTTMPQEWHPAQFPQQQKQPALMLSPQKELTAIHQQPQQVWYPAKMPQNQPTTEPQQQKEPATMPQQAWYPAQKPQLQKEPAAEPQQRKQPAAEPQQQKEPAAEPQQQKEPATMPQQAWYPAQKPQLQKEPAAEPQQRKQPAAEPQQQKEPATMPQLPQQVWHPMHIPQHQQELATIPQQVRYPAQMPQKHLAFMPLPQKQPTAMPQQEWHPAQMPQQQKLATMLQKQPAPMPQPQKQQATMPPQVWHPAQMPQQQKQPATEPQQQIEPTAMPQPPQQLWHPDQFLQEQKQPFTMHLPQKELTANPPQLWQSAQMPQQHKQPAAMIQQVWHRAQKQPAPMPQQPHDVWYPAKMVQKQVAAVTAMPHTHQQVWHPAEFPQQQKQPASTPLPQEQPTAVPQQVWYPAQMSRQQLTSMPLPQKRLTDVPQQEWQPAQIPQKQPAAEPQQNEPATIPQQVGYPAQMSQQRKQHTAMPQHQLTPMPQQLWHVAQMPQKQLAPMSQQNHYETTEDGEQTGVIPIYSYSSKSHYENGRTVFSLTRYTPREAMLVHIGNAPKDSFVRTGAPSVYPSLVKDSAR, encoded by the exons ATGGCCGTGATGATTGGAATCGCTTTTAG agttTCTTGGCTTTGTTGCCTGCTAATTGTCGGGATAACCTGTTCTACATCAA GTGATGGGTATCCTGCACCAGGTTCTGATGCAGCATGGCTCTATACAGGCCCACTTAGGTCTAAAGGATATGGTAATTACAACTCTCCAACAGCTCAATTGCAAGCGCAGCTGACCGAAGAGCAACAGAAACATCTGGCAGCCATCCTGCAAAAGCAACTGGCCCCCATGCCCCAGGCACCTCAGAAAATGTGGTATCCAACTCAAATGCCCCAGCAGGAAAAGCAACCGGCCGCCATGAGCCAACAGCAGACGCTACCGGCCAGTTATCCTAAGCAGCCTCAAGCAATGTTTTATCCAGCTCAAATACCCCAGAAGCAACCAGTTACTGAACTTCAGCATCAGAAGGAACAGGCCTCCATACCCCAGCTACCTCAGCAAGTGTGGTACCCAGTTCAAATTCCTCAGCAGCAAAAGCAACCAGCTACTGGTCCTCAGCAGCAGACCGAACTGACCACCATGCCCCAGAAGCAACCGGCTCCAATGCCTATACCGCAGAAACGACCAACAGCTATGCCCCAGAAAGCATGGTATCCAGCTCAAATGCAGCAGAAGCAACCGGCCACCATGCAGcagcaagtgtggcatccagCTCAATTGCCCCAGCAGCAAAAGCAACCGGCTACTGAACCTCAGCAGCAGAAGGAACCGGCCTCCATAACCCAGCAACCTCAGCAAGTGTTGCATCCAGCTCAAATGCTGCTGAAGCAACTGACTGCCATGCCCCAGCAAGTGTGGTATCCAGCTAAGCCCCAGAAGCAACTGGCCGCTGATCCTCAGGAGCAGATTGAACTGACCGCCATGCCCCAGCAAGCATGGTATCCAGCTCAAATGCCCCAGAAGCAACCAACCGCTGAACCTCAGTGGCATCCAGCCAAATTTCCCCAGGAGCAACCCGTCCCTATGCGTCAACTGCAGACGGAACTGACCTCCATTCCACCACAACTGTGGCAATCCGCTCAAATTCCCCAGCAGCATAAGCAACCGGCTGCCAAGCTTCAGCAAGTGTGGCAACTGGCCCCCATTCCCCAGCAGCCTCATGACGTGTGGTATCCAGCTAAAATGGTCCAGAAGCAACAAGCAGCATCAACTCGGCAGCAGAAGGAACTGACCACCATGCCTCAAGAGTGGCATCCAGCTCAATTTCCCCAGCAGCAGAAGCAACCAGCCCTAATGCTTTCACCGCAGAAGGAACTGACCGCCATACACCAGCAACCTCAGCAAGTGTGGTATCCAGCTAAAATGCCCCAGAACCAACCAACCACTGAACCCCAGCAGCAGAAGGAACCGGCCACCATGCCCCAGCAAGCATGGTATCCAGCTCAAAAGCCCCAGCTGCAGAAGGAACCGGCCGCTGAACCTCAGCAGCGGAAGCAACCGGCTGCTGAACCTCAGCAGCAGAAGGAACCGGCTGCTGAACCCCAGCAGCAGAAGGAACCGGCCACCATGCCCCAGCAAGCATGGTATCCAGCTCAAAAGCCCCAGCTGCAGAAGGAACCGGCCGCTGAACCTCAGCAGCGGAAGCAACCGGCCGCTGAACCTCAGCAGCAGAAGGAACCGGCCACCATGCCCCAGCTACCTCAGCAAGTGTGGCACCCAATGCACATTCCCCAGCATCAACAGGAACTGGCCACCATACCCCAGCAAGTGAGGTATCCAGCTCAAATGCCCCAGAAGCATCTGGCCTTCATGCCTCTACCACAGAAGCAACCAACCGCCATGCCCCAGCAAGAGTGGCATCCAGCTCAAATGCCCCAGCAGCAGAAACTGGCCACCATGCTGCAGAAGCAACCAGCCCCAATGCCTCAACCGCAGAAGCAACAGGCCACCATGCCCCCGCAAGTATGGCATCCAGCTCAAATGCCTCAGCAGCAAAAGCAACCAGCTACTGAACCTCAGCAGCAAATTGAACCGACCGCCATGCCCCAGCCACCTCAGCAATTGTGGCATCCAGATCAATTTCTCCAGGAGCAGAAGCAACCATTCACTATGCATCTACCGCAGAAGGAACTGACCGCCAATCCACCACAACTGTGGCAATCCGCTCAAATGCCCCAGCAGCATAAGCAGCCGGCTGCCATGATTCAGCAAGTGTGGCATCGGGCACAGAAGCAACCGGCCCCTATGCCCCAACAGCCTCACGACGTGTGGTATCCAGCTAAAATGGTCCAGAAGCAAGTCGCTGCGGTGACCGCCATGCCGCATACGCATCAGCAAGTATGGCATCCAGCTGAATTTCCCCAGCAGCAGAAGCAACCGGCCTCCACGCCTCTACCGCAGGAGCAACCGACCGCCGTACCCCAGCAAGTGTGGTATCCAGCTCAAATGTCACGGCAGCAACTGACCTCCATGCCTCTACCGCAGAAGCGACTGACCGACGTGCCTCAGCAAGAGTGGCAACCAGCTCAAATACCGCAGAAGCAACCGGCTGCTGAACCGCAGCAGAACGAACCGGCCACCATACCCCAGCAAGTGGGGTATCCAGCTCAAATGTCCCAGCAGCGGAAGCAACACACTGCCATGCCACAGCACCAACTGACCCCCATGCCTCAGCAATTATGGCATGTAGCTCAAATGCCCCAGAAGCAACTGGCCCCAATGTCTCAGCAGAATCACTACGAAACCACTGAAGATGGTGAACAGACAGGTGTCATCCCAATCTATTCCTACAGTTCCAAATCGCACTACGAGAATGGCAGGACTGTATTCTCCCTAACCCGCTACACTCCTAGGGAGGCTATGCTTGTTCACATTGGAAATGCTCCCAAGGACAGTTTTGTTCGTACTGGTGCACCAAGCGTATATCCATCACTAGTGAAAGATTCTGCAAGGTAA